Proteins from a genomic interval of Aquabacterium sp. J223:
- a CDS encoding PDR/VanB family oxidoreductase, with translation MTNETTSLLTVRVARKTVEAEGIAGFELVAADGSELPAFDAGAHIDVHAPGGLLRQYSLCNPPGERHRYLIGVLRDPASRGGSVAMHDGLKEGDTLQISAPKNHFPLVEDAPRSLLFAGGIGVTPILAMAERLHALGRDFTFHYACRSPARTAFTERIRASGFADKVLFHHDDGAAEQKLDLPSALKSPAAGTHLYVCGPKGFLEAVRAQAADAGWPEANVHYEYFAGVEAHSAADRHFDVVIKSSGAVIRVEAAQTVVQALEANGVFVPVSCEQGVCGTCLTRVLEGEVEHKDLYLTPEEQAANDQFLPCCSRAKSERLVLDL, from the coding sequence ATGACCAACGAGACAACTTCCCTGCTGACCGTGCGCGTGGCGCGCAAGACCGTCGAGGCCGAGGGCATTGCCGGCTTCGAGCTGGTCGCCGCCGACGGCAGCGAACTGCCGGCCTTCGACGCCGGCGCGCACATCGACGTGCACGCCCCCGGCGGCCTGCTGCGCCAGTATTCGCTGTGCAACCCGCCCGGCGAGCGCCACCGCTACCTCATCGGCGTGCTGCGCGACCCGGCCAGCCGCGGCGGCTCGGTGGCCATGCACGACGGGCTGAAGGAAGGCGACACGCTGCAGATCAGCGCGCCGAAGAACCACTTCCCGCTGGTCGAGGACGCCCCGCGCAGCCTGCTGTTCGCCGGCGGCATCGGCGTCACCCCCATCCTGGCGATGGCCGAGCGGCTGCATGCGCTGGGCCGCGACTTCACCTTCCACTACGCCTGCCGCTCGCCGGCGCGCACCGCCTTCACCGAGCGCATCCGCGCCAGCGGCTTCGCCGACAAGGTGCTGTTCCACCACGACGACGGCGCGGCCGAGCAGAAGCTGGACCTGCCGTCGGCGCTGAAGTCGCCCGCGGCCGGCACGCACCTCTACGTCTGCGGCCCGAAGGGCTTCCTGGAGGCGGTGCGAGCCCAGGCCGCCGATGCCGGCTGGCCCGAGGCCAACGTGCACTACGAGTACTTCGCCGGCGTCGAGGCCCACTCCGCCGCCGACCGGCACTTCGACGTGGTGATCAAGAGCAGCGGCGCGGTCATCCGCGTCGAGGCCGCGCAGACCGTGGTGCAGGCACTGGAGGCCAACGGCGTCTTCGTGCCGGTGTCGTGCGAGCAGGGCGTGTGCGGCACCTGCCTCACCCGCGTGCTCGAGGGCGAGGTCGAGCACAAGGACCTGTACCTCACCCCCGAGGAACAGGCCGCCAACGACCAGTTCCTGCCCTGCTGCTCGCGTGCCAAGTCGGAGCGTCTGGTGCTCGATCTGTGA
- a CDS encoding IclR family transcriptional regulator C-terminal domain-containing protein, whose product MPRGWSSWPARTTRRWRATAPAKRCGHRSQRTWGLPDDLVQRVRQVREQGHAVVDRLLPLELRLVAVPVPGDDGRPVAALVTGTEAERHGAAGIAAERLPLLRSTARELAGQLLAAAMPPR is encoded by the coding sequence GTGCCGCGGGGCTGGTCTTCCTGGCCGGCCAGGACGACGCGGCGGTGGCGGGCTACTGCGCCCGCGAAGCGCTGCGGCCACCGCTCCCAGCGGACGTGGGGCCTGCCCGACGACCTGGTGCAGCGCGTGCGGCAGGTGCGCGAGCAGGGCCATGCCGTCGTCGACCGCCTGCTGCCGCTGGAGCTGCGGCTGGTGGCCGTGCCGGTGCCGGGCGACGACGGCCGGCCGGTGGCCGCGCTGGTGACCGGCACCGAAGCCGAGCGCCATGGCGCGGCCGGGATCGCGGCCGAACGGCTGCCGCTGCTGCGCAGCACCGCCCGCGAGCTGGCCGGCCAGCTGCTGGCCGCGGCCATGCCCCCGCGTTGA
- a CDS encoding 2-dehydropantoate 2-reductase, with translation MRVCIYGAGAIGGVIGANLAAQGHAVSAVARGDTLAALQRHGWRVQRPDGTLLQAPVQAVADSRSLGPQDLVVVAVKGPAMPAVAAGMAPLLDDRTLVLPAINGVPWWFCAGQQAGQASGLALRSVDPDGATARAIPLAQVLGCVVHLAAAVATPGEVHWRSGRGLIVGEPAGGPSPRLQALADVLTAAGFDVTCSADVRRDIWYKLWGNLTMNPMSALTGATVDRLLDDPLTRAFCSAAMAETAAIGERIGCAVAQTPEERHAVTRRLGAFKTSMLQDVEAGRPLELDAIVGAVREIGAHLGLASPHVDALFGMTRVFGQVRGLYPA, from the coding sequence GTGAGGGTGTGCATCTACGGGGCGGGCGCCATCGGTGGCGTCATCGGCGCCAACCTGGCGGCCCAGGGCCATGCGGTGTCGGCGGTGGCCCGTGGCGACACGCTGGCCGCGCTGCAGCGCCACGGCTGGCGGGTGCAGCGGCCGGACGGCACGCTGCTCCAGGCACCGGTGCAGGCGGTGGCGGACAGCCGGTCGCTCGGGCCGCAGGACCTGGTGGTGGTGGCGGTCAAGGGGCCGGCCATGCCGGCGGTGGCCGCGGGCATGGCGCCCCTGCTCGACGACCGCACCCTCGTGCTGCCGGCGATCAACGGCGTGCCCTGGTGGTTCTGCGCTGGACAACAGGCCGGCCAGGCCAGCGGCCTGGCGCTGCGCAGCGTCGACCCCGACGGCGCCACCGCCCGCGCCATCCCGCTGGCGCAGGTGCTGGGCTGCGTGGTGCACCTGGCGGCGGCCGTCGCGACGCCCGGCGAGGTCCACTGGCGCAGCGGCCGCGGCCTCATCGTCGGCGAGCCGGCCGGCGGCCCGAGCCCGCGGCTGCAGGCCCTGGCCGACGTGCTCACCGCCGCCGGGTTCGACGTCACCTGCTCGGCCGATGTGCGGCGGGACATCTGGTACAAGCTGTGGGGCAACCTGACGATGAACCCGATGTCGGCGCTGACCGGCGCCACGGTCGACCGGCTGCTCGACGACCCGCTCACCCGCGCCTTCTGCAGCGCGGCGATGGCCGAGACGGCCGCCATCGGCGAGCGCATCGGCTGCGCGGTGGCGCAGACGCCGGAGGAACGGCATGCCGTCACCCGCCGGCTCGGCGCCTTCAAGACCTCCATGCTGCAGGACGTCGAAGCCGGCCGGCCGCTTGAGCTGGACGCCATCGTCGGCGCCGTGCGCGAGATCGGCGCCCACCTCGGCCTGGCCAGCCCGCACGTCGACGCGCTGTTCGGCATGACGCGGGTGTTCGGGCAGGTGCGCGGCCTGTACCCCGCCTGA
- a CDS encoding energy transducer TonB: MPAVPEPTPAVPVPAPAPAPPPAPAAPPAPAAPPAPPAPPAPPARTPPQLNFGACVVPYPEAAKRAEVEGSVTIAYTLDVDGRVVEARVQKSSGPTREHKLLDRATLDATLTCRGRAGTVDGRAERSAGTVTYHWRLTD; encoded by the coding sequence GTGCCCGCGGTGCCCGAGCCGACGCCCGCCGTGCCGGTGCCAGCGCCTGCGCCGGCACCGCCTCCCGCACCCGCCGCACCGCCGGCGCCGGCGGCACCGCCCGCCCCGCCGGCGCCGCCCGCGCCACCGGCCCGCACGCCGCCGCAGCTCAACTTCGGCGCCTGCGTCGTGCCCTACCCCGAGGCCGCCAAACGCGCCGAGGTCGAGGGCTCGGTCACCATCGCCTACACGCTGGACGTCGACGGCCGGGTGGTCGAAGCCCGCGTCCAGAAGTCCAGCGGGCCGACGCGCGAGCACAAGCTGCTGGACCGCGCGACCCTCGACGCCACGCTGACCTGCCGCGGCCGCGCCGGCACCGTCGACGGGCGGGCCGAGCGCAGCGCGGGCACGGTGACCTACCACTGGCGCCTGACCGATTGA
- a CDS encoding MotA/TolQ/ExbB proton channel family protein, which translates to MTRPSLQALRRSAAIALLATLAGLAQAQGGAAENPYGLAALWAQGDVVARGTLVLLVLMSVASWVVIVDKLLMQRRLLAQAALAEERFWKAGSVKAGVEALPADSAFRTIAQAGLQAEAHHEGTLVERIDRHTWISMSVQRAVDRTASRLQDGLALLATVGSTAPFVGLFGTVWGIYHALTAIGIAGQASIDKVAGPVGEALIMTAIGLAVAVPAVMGYNWLIRRNKAAMERVRAFAADLHAVLLAGDARVVA; encoded by the coding sequence ATGACCCGACCGTCCCTTCAAGCCCTTCGCCGCAGCGCCGCCATCGCCCTGCTGGCCACCCTCGCCGGCCTCGCCCAGGCGCAGGGCGGCGCGGCCGAGAACCCCTATGGCCTGGCCGCGCTGTGGGCGCAGGGCGACGTCGTGGCCCGCGGCACGCTGGTGCTGCTGGTGCTGATGTCGGTGGCCAGCTGGGTGGTGATCGTCGACAAGCTGCTGATGCAGCGGCGCCTGCTGGCGCAGGCCGCGCTGGCCGAGGAGCGCTTCTGGAAGGCCGGCAGCGTGAAGGCCGGCGTGGAGGCCCTGCCCGCCGACAGCGCCTTCCGCACCATCGCCCAGGCCGGGCTGCAGGCCGAGGCCCACCACGAGGGCACGCTGGTCGAGCGCATCGACCGCCACACGTGGATCTCGATGTCCGTGCAGCGGGCGGTGGACCGCACCGCCAGCCGGCTTCAGGACGGCCTGGCGCTGCTGGCCACGGTGGGGTCGACAGCGCCCTTCGTCGGCCTGTTCGGCACGGTCTGGGGCATCTACCACGCGCTGACCGCGATCGGAATCGCCGGCCAGGCCAGCATCGACAAGGTGGCCGGCCCGGTCGGCGAGGCGCTGATCATGACCGCCATCGGCCTGGCCGTCGCCGTGCCGGCGGTGATGGGCTACAACTGGCTGATCCGCCGCAACAAGGCGGCGATGGAGCGGGTGCGCGCCTTCGCCGCCGACCTGCACGCGGTGCTGCTCGCCGGCGACGCCCGCGTGGTGGCCTGA
- a CDS encoding ExbD/TolR family protein, with protein sequence MAMSIGPADGDDEDAPLSTINTTPLVDVMLVLLIIFLITIPVVTQTVPVRLPDERQQPTQAKPDDIVIAVDRDGAVWWGLQRLPDAAALLQRLQAAARQAPAPQVQLRGDADTPYEHIARVVAACRQAGIAKVGFITLPSAP encoded by the coding sequence ATGGCGATGAGCATCGGCCCGGCCGACGGCGACGACGAGGACGCGCCGCTGTCCACCATCAACACCACACCGCTGGTCGACGTGATGCTGGTGCTGCTGATCATCTTCCTCATCACCATCCCGGTGGTGACGCAGACGGTGCCGGTGCGGCTGCCCGACGAACGTCAGCAGCCGACGCAGGCCAAGCCCGACGACATCGTCATCGCGGTCGACCGCGACGGCGCGGTCTGGTGGGGCCTGCAGCGGCTGCCCGACGCGGCCGCCCTGCTGCAGCGGCTGCAGGCCGCCGCGCGCCAGGCGCCCGCGCCGCAGGTCCAACTGCGCGGCGACGCCGACACGCCCTACGAGCACATCGCCCGCGTGGTCGCCGCCTGCCGCCAGGCCGGCATCGCCAAGGTGGGCTTCATCACCCTGCCCTCGGCGCCCTGA
- a CDS encoding ExbD/TolR family protein — MAMSLGSPDGDDEPIVEMNTTPLIDVMLVLLIMLIVTIPIQTHALRVDTPRPSSSPPPTEPAPQRLVIEADGSVDWNGERLADRSAWTARLDALAAQADPPTLTIKPDRRVPYRHVAALLAAAQQRGLQKVAIVDDPTLAP; from the coding sequence ATGGCCATGTCCCTCGGCAGCCCGGACGGCGACGACGAACCGATCGTCGAGATGAACACCACGCCGCTCATCGACGTGATGCTGGTGCTGCTGATCATGCTCATCGTCACCATCCCGATCCAGACCCACGCGCTGCGGGTGGACACCCCGCGGCCGAGCAGCAGCCCGCCGCCGACGGAACCGGCGCCGCAGCGGCTGGTGATCGAGGCCGACGGCAGCGTGGACTGGAACGGCGAGCGGCTGGCCGACCGGTCGGCGTGGACCGCGCGGCTCGACGCGCTGGCCGCGCAGGCCGACCCGCCGACGCTGACGATCAAGCCCGACCGCCGCGTGCCCTACCGCCACGTGGCCGCGCTGCTGGCGGCGGCGCAGCAGCGCGGGCTGCAGAAGGTGGCGATCGTCGACGACCCGACGCTGGCACCCTAG
- a CDS encoding TMEM165/GDT1 family protein: MESLLLSTGLVALAEIGDKTQLLTLLLVTRFRRPGTVVAGILVATLLNHALAGALGHWFMQVVGEARLKWLLAAGFVAMGLWMLVPDKLDENEVPKPRGRWGVFGTTALAFFAAEMGDKTQIATVALAARFPELGAVVVGTTAGMLLANVPVAVWGPRLMQRIPLHWVRRLAAALFVGLGAMVALSAL, encoded by the coding sequence ATCGAATCCCTGCTGCTGTCCACCGGCCTGGTGGCCCTGGCCGAGATCGGCGACAAGACGCAGCTGCTGACGCTGCTGCTGGTCACGCGCTTCCGCCGCCCCGGCACGGTGGTGGCCGGCATCCTGGTCGCGACCCTGCTCAACCACGCGCTGGCCGGCGCGCTGGGCCACTGGTTCATGCAGGTGGTGGGCGAGGCGCGGCTGAAGTGGCTGCTGGCCGCCGGCTTCGTCGCCATGGGCCTGTGGATGCTGGTGCCGGACAAGCTCGACGAGAACGAGGTGCCGAAGCCGCGTGGCCGCTGGGGCGTTTTCGGCACCACCGCGCTGGCCTTCTTCGCCGCCGAGATGGGCGACAAGACGCAGATCGCCACCGTGGCGCTGGCGGCCCGCTTCCCCGAACTGGGCGCGGTGGTGGTCGGTACGACGGCCGGCATGCTGCTGGCGAACGTGCCGGTGGCGGTATGGGGTCCGCGGCTGATGCAGCGGATTCCGCTGCACTGGGTGCGGCGGTTGGCGGCGGCGCTGTTCGTCGGCCTCGGCGCCATGGTGGCGCTGTCGGCCCTCTAG